Genomic DNA from Methanobacteriaceae archaeon:
CAGAAGACGTCGGTTTTGAATATGCATGGATCACTGATCACTACAACAACAAAAATGTATACGAAACCTTAGCATTAATTGCAGCAAACACCGAAACCATTAAAATCGGTCCTGGTGTAACTAACCCATACGTAAGAAGCCCTGCAATATCTGCTTCTGCAATCGCAACCATTGACGAAATTTCAGAAGGAAGAGCAACCTTCGGTATTGGTCCTGGTGACAAAGCAACTTTCGACGCTTTAGGAATTGAATGGACTAAACCTGTATCTACTATTAAATCCGCTATTGATGACATCAACACCTTATTAGACGGTGGAAAAACTGAAGCTGGAGCAGCATTAGGTGGAGTTAAAAAAGTACAAGACCACATCCCTATTTACATGGGTGCACAAGGTCCTAAAATGTTAGAAACTGCTGGAGCAATCGCTGACGGTGTATTAATTAACGCTTCCAACCCTAAAGATTACGAAGCTGCTATGCCTATGATTAAAAAAGGTATTGAATCCGCTGGTGAAAAAGAATTCGACGTAGGTGCATACACTGCAACCTCTATTGGTGCTGACTCCGAAGCAGCTAAAAACGCTGCTAAAATCGTAGTTGCTTTCATCGCAGCTGGATCCCCACCACAAGTTATCGAAAGACACGGATTACCTGAAGGATACAACGAAAAATTAGGTGGATTATTAGCTAAAGGTGACTTCGGTGGAGCTATTGGTGCTATTACTGAAGAAGCACTCGACGCATTCTCCGTATGTGGTACTCCTGATGAGTTCATTCCAAAAATTGAAGGCTTAGCTGAAATGGGTGTAACTCAATACGTTGCTGGTTCCCCAGTAGGTAAAGACGTAGAAGAATCCATTAAATTATTAGGAGACGTAATCGCAAGTTTCTAAACTTGCTTACTTTTTCTTTTTTTATTTTTTTAAACCAGATATACACAACTTATTCATAAACTATTTTTTTCAACAATAATTTTTAATTAGAAAAACATCATAATAATATAATATTACATTAATAAATTGCAGGTATTATGATGGAAATTGAAAATATAACAAAAGAGATAAGAACTAGAGCTTTTGATAGAAAAGATCCAAAAACTCCAGAACAAGTTGGTGCAAGTTGGTATAATGATGATTTAACTTATGATGGAATTGCAAAAACATTATTTATTATATTACCAACACCAGGATGTTCCTGGGCACTTGGAGATAGTGGTGGATGTACAATGTGCAGCTATGTTTCTGACTGTACATTAGAACCAATTGATTCTCAAACAATTATTAGAATTTTTAATGAACATTTATCCAGACATCCAATTAGTGAAGAAGATAAAATTTCAGTTAAATTATTTGCATCAGGTAGTTTCTTAAACCCATATGAACTTCCAAAAGATGCACGTGATGAAATTTTAAAAACATTAATGGATTTAGGAAATGTTACAGAAATCATTGTTGAGTCAAGACCAGAATATGTAAAAGAAGAATACTTAGATGAAATCTTTGATATTATCGGAGACACATTATTTGAAGTAAGTATTGGACTTGAAACATCAAATGATTATACAAGACTTAAAAAAATCAATAAAGGTTTCACTTGCGAAGACTTTGAAAATGCTACAAAATTAATGCAAGATTTAAGAAAAACAAAAGGATACAACTTAAAAACAAAAGCATATGTCTTTGTAAAACCTATTCTTGTATCTGAAAAACAAGCAATAGATGAGGCAATTGAAACTGCAAGATATTGTGATTCTATTAATGTAGACAGACTTTCATTTTGTCCAGCAACCATACATGGTGGAACTGTAATTGAAAGATTCTGGAGAAAAGGAGCATACCAACCACCTTGGATTTGGTCATGT
This window encodes:
- the mer gene encoding 5,10-methylenetetrahydromethanopterin reductase, with translation MKFGIEFVPDKPLDEITKLVKLAEDVGFEYAWITDHYNNKNVYETLALIAANTETIKIGPGVTNPYVRSPAISASAIATIDEISEGRATFGIGPGDKATFDALGIEWTKPVSTIKSAIDDINTLLDGGKTEAGAALGGVKKVQDHIPIYMGAQGPKMLETAGAIADGVLINASNPKDYEAAMPMIKKGIESAGEKEFDVGAYTATSIGADSEAAKNAAKIVVAFIAAGSPPQVIERHGLPEGYNEKLGGLLAKGDFGGAIGAITEEALDAFSVCGTPDEFIPKIEGLAEMGVTQYVAGSPVGKDVEESIKLLGDVIASF
- a CDS encoding archaeosine biosynthesis radical SAM protein RaSEA, with translation MEIENITKEIRTRAFDRKDPKTPEQVGASWYNDDLTYDGIAKTLFIILPTPGCSWALGDSGGCTMCSYVSDCTLEPIDSQTIIRIFNEHLSRHPISEEDKISVKLFASGSFLNPYELPKDARDEILKTLMDLGNVTEIIVESRPEYVKEEYLDEIFDIIGDTLFEVSIGLETSNDYTRLKKINKGFTCEDFENATKLMQDLRKTKGYNLKTKAYVFVKPILVSEKQAIDEAIETARYCDSINVDRLSFCPATIHGGTVIERFWRKGAYQPPWIWSCVEIINKVRDELDIPALLDTSGFGSRRGPYNCKKCNKDLKHMIIDNNLTQTKIEYECECKSEWLAEINNSDMNKSTVEVKHIPLY